One segment of Leuconostoc lactis DNA contains the following:
- a CDS encoding RelA/SpoT family protein yields the protein MARTKSYSGQEVLDMVGQYMAPADAEKVKLAYDWASELHHNQFRKSGEPYIIHPIQVAGILAELKMDTATVISGYLHDVVEDTPASIQDIEEKFGATIAQIIDGVTKISKIEYKNSREQLAENHRKLLLAMSKDIRVIIVKLADRLHNMRTLGALREEKQRRIASETLDIYAPLADRLGISTIKWELEDLALSYLDPEKYYMIASQMNMKRDERIQYVQEAVTEITQAIQDLELENVSVYGRPKHIYSIYRKMTDKHKAFEEIYDLSAVRVLTDTIPDTYAVLGAIHSKWMPLPGRFKDYIALPKANGYQSLHTTVIGPSGRPLEVQIRTHTMHEVAEFGVAAHWAYKKNKGSNKEAKVNDQNQQALTVIQGILELQEDAKNAEDFMAGVQGDLFSDRVYAFTPRGDVFELAKGAGPLDMAFSIHTNVGIKTTGAKVNGRIVPLDYKIKTGDIIEIITSSTAKPSRDWLDIVSTRRARNKIKQYFKQLDREDNIEAGRDLLARLLQDTGFDPAVILTADRLAKAAEALHYHTYEDMLAALGYGDVAVPGVANKLTEAIREAQQAAETAELQRELLEEGHEIKRVETALTQRQKATADDIVIAGVDNLLVRLGRCCTPVPGDDVTGYITKGRGISVHRVGCPNIRAAETQGQRLVDVQWEDEKGLKPNYDADLTVHGENRNGLLNDVLRAVNGRTKFVNSVNGHVTKNGMAQVSLSIGVKNSEQLGNIMDALNNLPAVYDVERTFH from the coding sequence ATGGCAAGAACTAAGAGTTATTCAGGGCAGGAAGTCCTTGATATGGTTGGGCAATATATGGCGCCAGCAGATGCCGAAAAAGTCAAATTGGCTTATGACTGGGCGTCAGAGCTCCACCACAATCAGTTCAGAAAATCTGGTGAACCTTACATTATTCACCCCATTCAGGTGGCAGGGATTTTAGCCGAACTTAAGATGGATACGGCAACGGTTATTTCCGGCTACTTGCATGATGTGGTGGAAGATACACCAGCCAGCATCCAAGACATCGAAGAGAAGTTTGGTGCAACGATTGCCCAAATTATTGACGGTGTCACAAAGATTAGTAAAATCGAATACAAAAACTCACGAGAACAGCTTGCGGAAAACCACCGAAAGCTGCTTTTAGCAATGTCCAAAGATATTCGTGTGATTATTGTCAAACTCGCCGATCGTTTGCACAATATGCGCACGTTAGGCGCGTTACGGGAAGAAAAGCAGCGCCGTATTGCGAGTGAAACATTGGATATTTATGCACCATTGGCCGATCGCTTAGGAATCAGTACGATTAAATGGGAGCTTGAAGACTTAGCTTTGAGCTATTTAGATCCCGAAAAATACTACATGATCGCGTCGCAAATGAACATGAAGCGTGACGAACGGATTCAATATGTCCAAGAAGCGGTGACGGAGATTACGCAAGCAATTCAAGATCTTGAATTGGAAAATGTGAGTGTTTACGGGCGACCAAAGCATATCTATTCTATTTATCGCAAGATGACGGACAAGCATAAGGCTTTTGAAGAAATTTATGATTTGTCAGCAGTTCGTGTCCTCACTGACACGATTCCAGATACGTATGCGGTTCTGGGTGCCATTCATTCTAAGTGGATGCCATTACCTGGTCGTTTCAAAGATTATATTGCGTTACCCAAAGCCAATGGGTATCAAAGTTTGCATACCACAGTGATTGGCCCAAGTGGTCGACCTTTGGAAGTGCAGATTCGCACCCATACTATGCATGAAGTCGCCGAATTTGGTGTGGCAGCACACTGGGCCTATAAGAAAAATAAGGGCTCAAACAAAGAAGCAAAAGTCAATGACCAAAACCAACAAGCATTGACTGTCATTCAAGGGATTTTAGAATTACAGGAAGATGCCAAAAACGCCGAAGATTTCATGGCTGGCGTACAAGGGGACCTCTTTAGTGATCGTGTTTATGCATTCACGCCGCGTGGGGATGTCTTTGAATTGGCAAAAGGTGCTGGACCGCTTGACATGGCTTTCTCTATTCATACCAATGTGGGGATTAAAACAACGGGGGCCAAAGTCAACGGCCGCATTGTGCCACTCGATTATAAAATCAAAACTGGTGATATTATTGAAATTATCACGAGCTCAACGGCTAAGCCAAGTCGCGACTGGTTAGATATTGTCTCAACCCGTCGGGCACGCAATAAAATTAAGCAATATTTTAAGCAACTCGATCGCGAGGATAACATCGAAGCGGGTCGTGACTTGTTAGCCCGGCTCTTACAAGACACTGGTTTTGATCCGGCAGTTATTTTAACAGCGGATCGGTTGGCTAAAGCGGCTGAAGCCCTCCATTATCATACGTATGAAGATATGTTGGCAGCGCTTGGTTATGGTGACGTTGCCGTACCAGGTGTGGCTAACAAATTAACTGAAGCCATTCGTGAAGCCCAGCAAGCAGCGGAAACGGCGGAATTACAACGGGAACTGCTTGAAGAAGGTCACGAAATTAAACGGGTTGAAACAGCGCTCACCCAACGACAAAAGGCGACTGCCGATGATATTGTGATTGCCGGTGTTGATAATTTGCTGGTGCGTTTAGGTCGTTGTTGTACACCAGTGCCAGGAGATGACGTCACTGGCTACATTACCAAAGGTCGTGGTATTTCGGTGCATCGTGTCGGGTGCCCAAACATCCGCGCGGCCGAGACACAAGGCCAACGTTTGGTGGATGTGCAGTGGGAAGACGAAAAGGGGCTCAAGCCTAACTATGACGCTGATTTAACGGTTCATGGTGAAAATCGTAATGGGTTATTGAATGATGTCTTACGGGCTGTCAACGGTCGGACAAAGTTTGTCAACTCAGTGAACGGCCATGTGACC
- a CDS encoding multidrug efflux MFS transporter — MPENTQESQSDGEPLWQRNVFVLWFGVFMTGVALSEVMPFLSLYIDTLGTFNKDQLSFYSGAVFAVSFLVTAIVSPFWGKLADRKGRKLMLLRAAFGMSIVLFLMGNVTNVWQLFILRALQGAMGGFISNANALVATQTPKKHAGKALGILVTGMTAGNLVGPLFGGILATFFSYRTSFHITGIILFLVFILTLFLVKESPRPAALRVSRVSTKTLWQNIPNKPLIVGLFVTTMLVQTVNTAINPIVSLFVREILHHGADTTFIAGIVAAMPGIATVIAAPRFGRIGDRVGTHRMIKIGFMIGVIAFIPTAFVTSISMLMFFRFLVGISDATMLPAVQTLLSKNSPTEMTSRIFSYNQSFQSLGSVIGPMMGAIVASLYDYRAIFIFSGLIIILNATLFHFTSKHIKPAPIQKT, encoded by the coding sequence ATGCCTGAAAACACGCAAGAATCTCAGTCGGATGGCGAGCCATTGTGGCAAAGAAATGTCTTTGTCCTCTGGTTTGGCGTCTTTATGACTGGGGTTGCATTGAGTGAGGTCATGCCGTTCTTGTCCCTTTACATTGACACATTAGGGACATTTAATAAAGACCAATTAAGTTTTTATTCTGGTGCTGTCTTTGCGGTTTCCTTTTTGGTAACAGCGATTGTGTCACCATTTTGGGGTAAACTAGCCGACCGCAAAGGTCGCAAGCTCATGTTGTTACGTGCCGCCTTTGGTATGTCAATTGTCTTATTTTTAATGGGTAATGTGACCAATGTGTGGCAATTATTTATCCTACGCGCACTGCAAGGTGCTATGGGTGGGTTCATTTCAAATGCGAATGCCTTAGTGGCGACCCAAACACCGAAAAAACATGCCGGAAAAGCCCTGGGTATTTTAGTGACGGGGATGACTGCTGGTAATTTAGTTGGGCCACTGTTTGGTGGTATCTTGGCAACTTTTTTCAGTTACCGCACCTCATTTCATATTACCGGCATCATCCTGTTTCTCGTGTTTATATTAACGTTGTTCCTGGTCAAGGAATCACCCCGGCCCGCTGCCCTACGCGTGTCACGTGTTTCCACCAAAACACTTTGGCAAAATATCCCCAATAAACCACTCATTGTCGGCTTGTTTGTGACCACCATGCTAGTCCAAACCGTTAACACCGCGATTAATCCGATTGTGAGTTTATTTGTTCGAGAAATCTTACATCATGGTGCCGACACCACGTTTATCGCCGGTATTGTAGCTGCCATGCCAGGTATCGCAACCGTGATTGCGGCCCCACGTTTTGGCCGAATTGGTGATCGCGTCGGGACTCATCGCATGATTAAAATTGGTTTTATGATTGGCGTCATTGCTTTTATTCCCACCGCTTTTGTGACCAGTATCAGTATGTTAATGTTCTTTAGATTCTTGGTCGGCATTAGTGATGCGACCATGTTACCAGCCGTTCAAACCTTACTCTCTAAAAACTCACCCACTGAAATGACCAGTCGTATTTTCAGTTATAATCAAAGTTTTCAGTCATTAGGTTCTGTGATTGGCCCCATGATGGGAGCCATTGTCGCTAGCCTATATGATTATCGGGCCATTTTCATTTTCAGCGGACTCATTATTATCCTCAATGCCACGCTCTTTCACTTTACAAGCAAGCATATTAAACCAGCCCCCATACAAAAAACCTGA
- a CDS encoding DUF7671 family protein, translating to MGDRKKYETHLFKGILVTQNASGRFEPKADAVPHLWRTGKHTKGQFKQIGQIFLTENGQSVAVLQQDKLAFNQRHDFTPLQRWTSEYVPLDLLTKWL from the coding sequence ATGGGCGATCGGAAGAAGTATGAGACGCATCTCTTTAAGGGGATTCTCGTGACGCAAAACGCATCGGGACGCTTTGAACCAAAAGCTGATGCGGTGCCGCATTTGTGGCGTACGGGAAAACACACCAAGGGGCAATTTAAACAAATTGGGCAAATTTTCTTAACAGAGAATGGCCAATCAGTGGCGGTGTTACAGCAGGATAAATTAGCTTTTAATCAGCGCCACGATTTTACACCCTTACAACGGTGGACCTCAGAATATGTACCACTTGACTTATTGACCAAGTGGTTATAA